One window of Bacteroides sp. AN502(2024) genomic DNA carries:
- a CDS encoding O-antigen ligase family protein, translating into MKIIIFQHSLHKTRPRVLENLERSMKNYSIVTIRIQDILLISICILLFLNRAVPIDYSSIWRVAVLCLIYICIRIISKQYRNYLLHMVYIWGITEVIISILQKANYLESNHHDFGITGTFGNPGPLGGLLAVCWIVSIFFIDENIQNKHRILTLSFCMIACFILYGLLLSGSRAGWTAALAGSMIFLWQWLKRKHTIKVKPTLLKSGFLLIITVFIISIYFIRRDSADGRLLIWYNTIKMIEDYPLFGIGTGGWQANYMLYQAEYFLQNPNSPYILLADNIFYTYNEFLHITAEQGIVGLVVVSWLFYALFSHKDKNNTDLCLKSALITFLIFSFFSYPSEIFPLEILFISIIGMMRSNTIKVFTISIYTKYIIRSIVSISIVCISIWSYHIYHKTFTTIIRIVDKNKISEEAHSQLSTLYPLFCYNPQLMYIYSKSSLEDYPLNTKLQILQTAARIAPNSELYIKMGDFWKQKRDYAQAEACYQTAAAMIPHHITPSYKLFQLHIEEGNINAAINMGNNLLKQPIKKKGTKALRMEAEVLEFLHKEKNIKRTQ; encoded by the coding sequence ATGAAAATTATTATTTTCCAGCATTCTTTGCATAAAACAAGACCAAGAGTGCTAGAAAATTTAGAGCGTAGTATGAAAAACTATTCTATTGTAACTATCAGAATACAAGATATATTACTTATATCAATATGCATATTACTGTTCTTAAATAGAGCTGTACCTATTGACTACTCATCAATTTGGCGAGTGGCTGTATTATGCCTTATATATATTTGTATACGCATTATATCAAAACAATATCGCAATTACCTATTGCACATGGTCTATATTTGGGGAATTACCGAAGTCATCATTTCAATACTTCAAAAAGCGAATTATTTAGAGAGCAATCATCATGATTTTGGAATCACAGGAACGTTTGGAAATCCAGGACCATTAGGTGGATTATTAGCAGTATGCTGGATAGTATCTATTTTTTTCATTGATGAAAACATACAAAATAAGCATCGTATATTAACATTGTCATTTTGCATGATAGCCTGTTTTATTTTATATGGTTTACTATTATCTGGTTCACGCGCCGGATGGACAGCCGCATTGGCAGGAAGCATGATATTCCTATGGCAATGGTTAAAAAGGAAACATACAATCAAAGTCAAACCAACTCTTTTGAAATCAGGTTTTCTGCTTATCATCACCGTTTTTATCATATCAATCTACTTTATAAGAAGAGATTCGGCAGATGGCCGATTGCTAATATGGTATAACACTATAAAGATGATAGAAGATTATCCTCTATTCGGTATTGGGACCGGAGGTTGGCAAGCTAATTATATGCTTTATCAGGCTGAATATTTCCTACAAAACCCAAATTCTCCATACATATTATTAGCTGACAATATTTTTTACACGTACAACGAATTCTTACATATAACAGCTGAACAGGGAATAGTTGGATTAGTTGTTGTTTCATGGTTGTTTTATGCATTATTTAGTCATAAAGACAAGAATAATACTGACCTTTGCCTGAAATCCGCCTTAATCACTTTTCTAATCTTCTCTTTTTTTTCTTATCCTAGCGAGATTTTTCCATTAGAAATATTATTCATCAGCATAATAGGAATGATGAGAAGTAACACCATAAAAGTGTTTACAATATCAATTTATACCAAATACATCATTAGAAGTATAGTCTCCATCTCTATTGTATGTATATCAATCTGGTCCTATCATATTTACCATAAAACTTTTACCACAATTATCAGGATAGTTGATAAAAATAAAATATCCGAAGAAGCCCATTCTCAACTATCCACATTATACCCATTATTTTGTTATAATCCACAGTTAATGTACATCTACTCAAAAAGTAGTTTAGAAGATTATCCTTTAAATACAAAACTACAAATATTACAAACAGCTGCCCGAATTGCTCCTAATAGTGAACTATATATCAAGATGGGAGATTTTTGGAAACAAAAAAGAGATTATGCTCAAGCTGAAGCATGCTATCAAACGGCAGCTGCCATGATTCCACATCATATTACCCCTTCGTACAAACTGTTCCAGCTTCATATAGAGGAAGGGAATATAAATGCAGCTATCAATATGGGAAATAACCTTTTAAAACAACCGATAAAGAAAAAAGGAACAAAAGCTTTACGAATGGAAGCTGAAGTTTTAGAGTTTCTTCATAAAGAAAAGAATATAAAGAGAACACAATAA
- a CDS encoding transglutaminase domain-containing protein: MKTICSVFLLLLLLGCTSSSEKLAWKIANNSQTNKKELTRFLEHYKTNKDKDKYKAACFLIENMPNKYSINGKEQKIYDIDIVKADSLIKSLEHSFFLKEKSPYLKNYTFEQFCEYILPYRVADEPLQYYWKWDCNRKIEKQYTNDIIQTAQNINTQIKIKLSPDFYKDTLKTYSSIIQSGYGKCDDRTALVTMVLRSVGIPAAFEFVPYWGSNNNGHSFVSIILPDNKIYPLQNTDKQANGDYYLSRKTPKIYRKMYSIQDLAKHVDNIPELFRHNDILDVTKLHNIGSCDVTVSANVNKEKEFFLSVFSPRRWVPVAFSSSQTFHNIGTGNRYDVDRNKEAIDLGDGIVYLPTHWVNEEAIPTGNPIIVSEDSVREIKPDTKHFERIVCKRKFPLNTRIVDFSKLMIMGVFEGANKADFSDATELYKITKTPESRMQKIEISAEKFYRYIRYRKPKGTFSIAEFCLYQSDEKLLPFYPIACDAIYEDSTMLNIFDEQPLTYYQVSGGIDLWVGMDLYKPVRISKIGFAPRNDDNAIVSTDTYELFYWQDQWISLGRKRPAGDSIVYDNVPQKALLWLHNLTKGREERPFTYENKKQIWW, encoded by the coding sequence ATGAAAACAATTTGCTCCGTATTTTTACTTCTCTTGTTACTCGGCTGTACATCATCCAGTGAAAAACTAGCATGGAAAATAGCGAACAATTCCCAAACAAATAAAAAGGAACTTACTCGCTTTTTAGAACATTATAAAACAAATAAGGATAAAGATAAATATAAAGCAGCTTGCTTTCTGATAGAAAATATGCCTAACAAATATTCTATCAATGGAAAAGAACAGAAAATATATGATATTGATATAGTAAAAGCTGACTCTCTCATAAAATCACTAGAGCATTCATTCTTTTTAAAAGAAAAGAGCCCTTATTTGAAAAATTATACTTTCGAACAATTCTGCGAATATATTTTACCATATAGAGTCGCAGATGAACCATTACAATATTATTGGAAATGGGATTGTAATAGAAAAATTGAAAAACAATATACCAACGATATTATTCAAACAGCACAGAATATAAATACTCAAATTAAAATAAAGTTATCTCCTGATTTTTACAAAGATACATTAAAAACATATTCATCTATAATACAGAGTGGATATGGTAAATGTGACGATAGAACTGCATTAGTCACGATGGTCTTGCGGTCAGTAGGAATTCCTGCCGCATTTGAATTTGTACCTTATTGGGGAAGCAATAACAATGGACATTCTTTTGTTTCAATCATATTGCCAGATAACAAAATATATCCACTTCAAAACACAGACAAACAAGCAAATGGAGATTATTACCTATCACGTAAAACCCCCAAAATATATCGTAAGATGTATTCAATACAAGATTTAGCCAAACACGTCGATAATATTCCCGAATTATTTCGTCACAACGACATATTGGATGTTACAAAATTACACAACATCGGCTCTTGTGATGTTACAGTCTCGGCTAATGTAAACAAAGAAAAAGAATTTTTCTTATCTGTATTCTCTCCCCGAAGATGGGTACCTGTTGCTTTTTCCTCTTCTCAAACATTCCATAACATTGGGACTGGAAATAGATACGATGTTGATCGAAATAAAGAAGCTATTGATTTAGGCGATGGCATAGTTTACCTCCCAACTCATTGGGTAAATGAAGAAGCCATTCCAACAGGAAACCCAATAATAGTATCGGAAGATTCAGTAAGAGAAATAAAACCAGACACCAAACATTTTGAAAGAATAGTATGTAAACGCAAATTTCCATTGAATACACGAATTGTTGATTTTTCAAAATTAATGATTATGGGAGTTTTTGAAGGGGCGAATAAAGCAGATTTTTCAGATGCAACGGAACTTTATAAAATAACAAAAACTCCGGAAAGCAGGATGCAAAAGATTGAAATATCTGCAGAGAAATTCTATCGCTACATACGTTATAGGAAACCCAAAGGGACCTTTAGTATAGCAGAATTTTGTTTATATCAATCTGATGAAAAGCTTCTACCATTCTACCCTATAGCTTGTGATGCTATATACGAGGACAGTACTATGCTTAATATTTTCGATGAACAACCACTTACCTATTATCAAGTGAGTGGTGGCATAGACTTATGGGTTGGTATGGATTTATATAAACCTGTGAGGATTTCAAAAATAGGATTTGCTCCACGCAATGACGATAATGCAATAGTTTCAACAGATACTTATGAACTGTTTTATTGGCAGGATCAATGGATCAGTTTAGGGCGGAAAAGACCAGCAGGTGATAGTATCGTTTATGATAACGTTCCTCAAAAGGCTCTGTTATGGTTGCATAATTTGACTAAGGGTCGTGAAGAACGTCCATTCACTTATGAAAATAAAAAACAGATATGGTGGTAA
- a CDS encoding DcaP family trimeric outer membrane transporter has protein sequence MKKYILLFLCLIIVSGSFAQMQDFKFKFYGQIRTDFYYNSRANEETVDGLFYMYPKDKAHDPDGNDLNSTSNSNFYTLYSRLGVDVAGPQLGTAKTSAKVEVDFRGTGTSYSVIRLRHAYLNLDWGKSALLLGQNCHPLFGDVSPQILNLSVGAPFQPFSRAPQIRYRYTNQNFQLTGAAVWQSQYTSQGINPDKPKESKKSHEYLKNGCIPEIYVGADYKKDGLLAGIGIELLSLKPRTYALGANGDKYKIDERITTLSYEAHAKYTCKNWFIAAKSVLGSNLTQASGLGGFGIKSVNEHTGEQKYTPIRFSSSWLNMVYGQKWKSGIFVGYAKNLGTSDALYAPNGTDVQVYGTGTSLDQLVTAGAELTYNVPHWKFGLEYTLSSAWYGSLNASNGKIRDTHTVCNNRIVAVALFMF, from the coding sequence ATGAAAAAGTACATTCTCTTATTTCTTTGCCTGATCATCGTATCGGGTAGTTTCGCACAAATGCAGGATTTCAAGTTCAAATTCTACGGACAGATTCGCACTGACTTTTATTATAATAGTCGTGCTAATGAAGAAACCGTAGACGGATTGTTTTATATGTATCCGAAAGATAAGGCACATGATCCGGACGGAAACGATTTAAACTCAACATCCAACAGTAATTTCTATACCTTATACTCACGTCTCGGAGTAGACGTTGCCGGTCCCCAACTGGGAACAGCCAAGACATCTGCCAAAGTAGAAGTTGACTTTCGCGGTACAGGTACTTCTTATTCAGTCATTCGACTCCGCCATGCTTATTTGAATCTGGATTGGGGAAAATCAGCTTTATTGCTCGGACAAAACTGTCATCCATTATTTGGAGATGTGTCTCCACAGATTCTCAACCTCTCTGTGGGAGCACCGTTCCAACCCTTCAGCCGTGCACCACAAATTCGTTATCGCTATACAAACCAGAATTTCCAACTTACCGGAGCTGCAGTGTGGCAATCACAATATACTTCGCAAGGCATCAATCCCGACAAACCGAAAGAGAGCAAAAAAAGTCATGAATACTTAAAAAACGGTTGCATCCCAGAGATATATGTAGGGGCTGACTACAAGAAAGACGGCTTATTGGCGGGTATCGGCATTGAATTGTTATCATTAAAGCCACGCACCTATGCCTTGGGGGCAAACGGAGATAAATATAAAATAGACGAACGCATCACCACCCTTTCTTACGAGGCCCATGCGAAATATACCTGTAAAAACTGGTTTATTGCCGCAAAGAGCGTATTGGGTTCCAACCTTACACAGGCTTCCGGATTAGGCGGATTCGGCATTAAGTCAGTCAACGAGCACACCGGAGAACAAAAATATACTCCAATACGTTTCTCCAGCTCTTGGTTGAATATGGTCTACGGACAGAAATGGAAATCCGGTATTTTTGTGGGTTACGCTAAAAATCTGGGAACAAGCGATGCATTATATGCTCCCAATGGAACTGACGTTCAAGTGTATGGAACAGGAACAAGCCTCGACCAGTTGGTAACAGCAGGAGCAGAACTAACCTATAATGTTCCCCACTGGAAATTCGGATTGGAATATACCTTAAGCTCTGCATGGTATGGCTCACTCAATGCCTCCAATGGAAAAATCAGAGATACTCATACCGTATGTAACAACCGCATTGTCGCCGTTGCCCTGTTTATGTTCTAA
- a CDS encoding transposase, translating to MYVSRFTLNEPKHNIFGMIDRNNRYDGFSTSESITADKVADFLDQLSFRIGKKTFVVLDNAKVHRCKLISELRPIWEKRGLFLFFLPPYSPHLNIAETLWRILKGKWLRPTDYFSTQTLMDATNRALAAVGTELYINFTHTA from the coding sequence ATTTATGTCTCTAGGTTTACGCTGAATGAACCGAAACACAACATCTTCGGCATGATTGACCGAAACAACCGTTATGATGGATTCTCCACAAGTGAAAGCATAACAGCAGATAAGGTTGCCGACTTTCTCGACCAACTTTCCTTTCGCATTGGTAAGAAAACATTCGTTGTTCTGGACAATGCCAAGGTACATCGGTGCAAACTCATTTCTGAACTCAGACCGATATGGGAGAAGCGCGGTCTTTTTCTGTTCTTTCTGCCACCATACAGCCCGCATCTAAACATTGCTGAGACACTGTGGCGTATCCTCAAGGGCAAATGGCTCAGGCCGACGGATTATTTCTCCACACAAACCCTGATGGATGCCACTAATAGAGCCTTGGCTGCAGTTGGTACGGAACTCTATATAAATTTTACCCATACTGCTTAG
- a CDS encoding DUF4348 domain-containing protein, translating into MRAKKFVCCLLAMMLLAGVSLISCGNSSRTKADGELTTQDGEDFKSFLEQFTSSAAFQYTRIKFPLKTPIILLADDGETEKTFPFTQEKWPLLDSETMKEERITQEEGGVYVSKFTLNEPKHKIFEAGYEESEVDLRVEFELQSDGKWYVVDCYTGWYGYDLPIGELKQTIQNVKEENATFKQMHP; encoded by the coding sequence ATGAGAGCTAAAAAGTTTGTATGCTGCTTGCTGGCTATGATGTTGCTTGCAGGTGTTTCTCTGATTTCCTGCGGTAATAGTTCCAGAACAAAAGCTGATGGTGAACTGACTACGCAAGACGGTGAAGATTTCAAATCGTTTCTGGAACAATTTACTTCCAGTGCAGCCTTCCAATATACCCGTATCAAGTTCCCATTAAAGACTCCGATTATTTTATTGGCAGATGACGGCGAAACAGAGAAGACATTCCCTTTCACTCAGGAGAAATGGCCGTTGTTGGATAGTGAAACCATGAAGGAAGAACGTATCACCCAGGAAGAAGGAGGAGTTTATGTCTCTAAGTTTACGCTGAATGAACCGAAACACAAAATCTTTGAGGCAGGCTATGAAGAGTCTGAAGTGGATTTGCGTGTCGAGTTCGAATTGCAGTCTGACGGGAAATGGTATGTGGTAGATTGCTATACAGGTTGGTATGGATATGACTTGCCGATTGGAGAACTGAAGCAGACGATTCAGAATGTAAAAGAGGAAAATGCCACATTCAAACAAATGCATCCTTAG
- a CDS encoding chondroitinase family polysaccharide lyase — protein MEDASHSLLTKLGVSTLFFLLCSTFLHAQVVTDERMFSFEEPQIPDCITAIRSRLSLSDWHYKDGKHSLEWTFEPGGILELKKDLRFEKKDPTGRDLYLSAFIVWVYNEIPQDSTIEFQFLKDGKKCTSFPFGINFSGWRAAWVCYERDMQGTPEEGMNELRMIAPNSKGSLFIDHLITATKVDARQQTADPQVPFVNAGTTNHWLVVYQHSLLKPDIELTPVNDKQRAEMQLLEKRFRDMIYTKGKTTDKEVETIRKKYDFYQITYKNGQVSGVPIYMVRASEAYERIIPNWDKDMLTKMGVEMRAYFDLMKRIAVAYNNAVNPVIREEMKKKFLAMYDHITDQGVAYGSCWGNIHHYGYSVRGLYLAYFLMKDVLREAGKLQEAERTLRWYAITNEVYPKPEVNGIDMDSFNTQTTGRIASILMMEDTPEKLQYLRSFSRWIDFGCRPALGLSGSFKVDGGAFHHRNNYPAYAVGGLDGATNMIYLFSRTEFAVSELAHETVKNVLLTMRFYCNKLNFPLSMSGRHPDGKGKLIPMHFAMMALAGSPDGKEEYDSEMASSYLRLISDSSVENDLPEYMPKVSSAEERKVAKLLVEKGFRPEPDPQGNRALGYGCISVQRRSNWSAVARGHSRYLWAAEHYLGANLYGRYLAHGSLQLLTAAPGQTVTPATSGWQQEGFDWNRIPGVTSIHLPWEQLQANVLNVDSYSGMEEMLYSDEAFAGGLSQQKMNGNFGMKLHEHDKYNGSHRARKSYHFIDGMIVCLGSDIENTNTEFPTETTIFQLAVTDKAGHDYWKNDQEDKNVWVDHLGTGYYVPTPVRLEKNFPQYSRMQNTGKETKGDWVSLVVDHGKAPKSGRYEYAVLPQTNEAVMKNFAKKPDYKVLQQDRNAHIVESASKQVISYVLFETPENTLPGGLLQRVDTSCLVMAHKESADQIKLTVAQPDLALYRGPSDEAFDKDGKRIERSIYSRPWIGNASGEIPVTVTIKGRWNVAETSFCKLLSSDEKQTVLQFNCKDGASFEVELRR, from the coding sequence ATGGAAGATGCATCTCATTCTTTGCTTACTAAATTAGGAGTATCCACTCTGTTCTTTCTTTTGTGTTCAACATTCCTTCATGCGCAAGTCGTAACAGATGAACGGATGTTTTCTTTTGAAGAACCGCAAATTCCGGATTGCATCACCGCTATCCGTTCCCGCTTGTCACTATCTGATTGGCATTATAAAGATGGAAAACATTCGTTGGAATGGACATTTGAACCGGGAGGTATCTTAGAACTCAAGAAGGACTTGAGGTTTGAAAAAAAGGATCCGACTGGCAGGGATTTATACCTTTCGGCCTTTATTGTGTGGGTTTATAATGAAATTCCTCAGGATTCGACCATTGAGTTTCAGTTTCTGAAAGACGGCAAAAAATGTACCTCTTTTCCTTTCGGCATTAATTTCAGTGGTTGGCGTGCCGCATGGGTCTGCTATGAACGTGATATGCAAGGCACACCGGAAGAAGGCATGAATGAGCTTCGGATGATTGCTCCAAATTCAAAAGGAAGCCTTTTCATCGATCATCTGATTACGGCTACCAAGGTTGATGCACGTCAACAGACGGCCGATCCGCAGGTTCCTTTTGTCAATGCCGGAACTACCAACCATTGGCTGGTCGTCTATCAACACTCGCTTTTGAAACCGGATATTGAATTGACCCCTGTGAATGATAAGCAAAGGGCTGAAATGCAACTGTTGGAAAAGCGTTTTCGTGATATGATCTACACGAAAGGGAAAACTACTGATAAAGAAGTGGAGACCATCCGCAAGAAGTATGATTTCTATCAGATAACTTACAAGAACGGTCAAGTATCGGGAGTACCTATTTATATGGTACGTGCTTCGGAAGCTTATGAACGGATCATACCGAACTGGGATAAAGACATGCTGACTAAAATGGGAGTGGAGATGCGTGCTTATTTCGACCTGATGAAAAGAATTGCCGTTGCTTATAATAATGCGGTGAACCCGGTGATTCGGGAAGAAATGAAGAAGAAGTTTTTAGCAATGTATGATCATATCACCGATCAGGGAGTTGCTTATGGTAGTTGTTGGGGGAATATCCATCATTACGGCTATAGTGTTCGCGGTCTGTATCTGGCATATTTTCTGATGAAAGATGTGCTTAGGGAAGCCGGTAAACTTCAGGAGGCCGAACGTACATTGCGTTGGTATGCGATTACTAACGAAGTATATCCTAAACCGGAAGTCAACGGAATTGATATGGACTCTTTCAACACACAGACTACAGGTCGTATTGCCAGCATTTTAATGATGGAAGATACACCGGAAAAACTACAATATCTCCGGTCTTTCTCGCGTTGGATTGATTTTGGTTGTCGTCCTGCATTGGGATTATCCGGTTCGTTTAAAGTAGACGGAGGTGCTTTCCATCATCGCAATAACTATCCGGCTTATGCTGTGGGTGGACTCGATGGAGCAACTAATATGATCTATCTTTTCAGCCGGACGGAATTTGCTGTTTCCGAGTTAGCTCATGAAACAGTGAAAAATGTACTGTTGACTATGCGTTTCTACTGCAATAAGCTGAACTTTCCTCTTTCCATGTCCGGTCGTCATCCGGATGGAAAAGGTAAACTGATTCCTATGCATTTTGCAATGATGGCTTTAGCCGGTTCTCCCGATGGCAAGGAGGAATATGATAGTGAGATGGCTTCTTCTTACCTTCGTCTGATTTCAGACTCAAGTGTTGAAAATGATTTGCCTGAATATATGCCTAAGGTTTCAAGTGCCGAAGAACGTAAGGTGGCAAAACTTCTTGTAGAGAAAGGTTTTCGCCCGGAGCCGGATCCGCAGGGCAATAGAGCGCTGGGATATGGTTGCATCTCTGTTCAACGTCGTAGTAACTGGTCGGCTGTGGCACGCGGACATTCCCGTTATCTCTGGGCAGCAGAGCATTACCTTGGAGCAAATCTATATGGGCGTTATCTGGCGCACGGCAGTTTGCAGCTATTGACTGCTGCACCGGGACAGACAGTAACTCCTGCCACAAGCGGCTGGCAGCAGGAAGGGTTTGACTGGAACCGTATTCCGGGAGTGACCTCTATCCATTTGCCATGGGAGCAATTGCAGGCTAACGTGCTCAATGTAGACAGCTATTCCGGGATGGAAGAGATGCTTTACTCCGATGAGGCTTTTGCCGGTGGTTTGTCTCAACAGAAGATGAATGGTAATTTCGGAATGAAGTTGCATGAGCATGATAAGTACAACGGATCACATCGGGCACGTAAATCATACCATTTCATCGATGGAATGATTGTCTGTCTGGGTTCGGATATCGAAAATACAAATACGGAGTTCCCGACAGAAACGACTATCTTCCAATTGGCGGTCACTGATAAAGCAGGACATGATTATTGGAAAAATGACCAAGAAGATAAGAACGTATGGGTAGACCATCTCGGAACGGGTTATTATGTCCCGACTCCCGTTCGGTTGGAGAAGAACTTTCCTCAATACTCGCGAATGCAAAACACGGGAAAGGAAACAAAGGGTGATTGGGTTTCTTTGGTTGTAGATCATGGAAAGGCACCGAAAAGCGGAAGGTATGAATACGCTGTTCTCCCACAGACGAATGAAGCCGTGATGAAGAATTTTGCGAAGAAGCCCGATTATAAAGTACTACAGCAAGACCGGAATGCACATATTGTAGAGTCCGCCTCCAAACAGGTCATTTCTTATGTGTTGTTTGAAACCCCTGAAAACACATTGCCGGGTGGGTTATTGCAACGTGTGGATACTTCCTGCCTGGTGATGGCTCATAAAGAATCTGCTGATCAGATTAAGCTGACGGTGGCACAACCGGATCTGGCTTTGTATCGTGGTCCGAGTGATGAAGCATTTGATAAAGATGGGAAACGCATCGAACGTAGTATCTATTCACGACCATGGATTGGAAATGCCAGTGGTGAAATACCTGTTACTGTAACGATAAAGGGGAGATGGAATGTGGCAGAAACTTCGTTTTGCAAGCTGCTTTCTTCTGATGAAAAGCAAACTGTTTTGCAGTTCAATTGCAAAGATGGCGCTAGCTTTGAAGTGGAGTTAAGGAGATAA
- a CDS encoding DUF6078 family protein: MFVCQSIIFIGRGTYYRFYRKERYLSLEQQEYIRRIFRQKGIAEESAFDSYIEEYMW, from the coding sequence ATGTTTGTCTGTCAGTCAATTATCTTTATCGGACGCGGGACGTATTACCGCTTTTACCGTAAAGAGAGATATTTGTCGCTTGAACAACAGGAATATATTCGTAGGATTTTTCGTCAGAAAGGAATAGCGGAGGAATCTGCATTCGATTCCTACATAGAAGAATATATGTGGTAA
- a CDS encoding IS3 family transposase: MKTLCGLFGMSSQAYYKKKKNLLSRHQIRTAILDAVFFYRSKAPGIGGLKLYHELRSLYGSEITGGRDAFLHLLRSERLMLPPKKPRHTTDSHHLYKKYPNLIKGVTAQYPNHIWVCDITYIWIEGGVCYLHLVTDMYSHAVLGWVLSPSLHAEYTLQALEQAINEAGGGNLCGTIHHSDRGVQYACDAYIDTLVTHHIRVSMTEDYNPTDNAVAERMNGILKTEWIYGMSLFRDKEMAREQITRMIDFYNNGRPHMSIGMKKPMDVYHGEVPGKSLWKK; this comes from the coding sequence GTGAAAACCCTTTGCGGACTGTTTGGCATGTCTTCCCAGGCCTATTACAAAAAGAAAAAAAATCTTTTGTCGCGTCATCAGATCAGAACAGCCATCTTGGATGCCGTCTTCTTCTACCGCTCAAAGGCTCCGGGCATCGGTGGTTTGAAATTATACCATGAGCTCCGCTCCCTTTATGGAAGCGAGATAACCGGAGGGCGGGATGCCTTCCTTCATCTGCTGCGTTCGGAACGCCTTATGCTACCCCCGAAGAAACCCAGGCATACGACGGACTCCCACCATCTTTACAAGAAGTATCCGAATCTGATCAAGGGGGTAACGGCACAATACCCGAACCATATCTGGGTATGTGACATCACTTACATCTGGATTGAAGGTGGCGTATGCTACCTCCATCTTGTAACGGACATGTACTCACATGCCGTTTTAGGATGGGTGCTCTCTCCCAGTTTGCATGCCGAATATACGCTACAGGCACTGGAACAGGCCATCAATGAGGCCGGAGGTGGCAATCTTTGCGGCACAATCCACCATTCCGACCGGGGGGTACAGTATGCCTGCGATGCCTATATCGACACACTGGTCACTCATCATATACGTGTGAGCATGACTGAAGATTACAACCCGACGGACAATGCGGTAGCAGAAAGGATGAATGGCATCCTGAAAACGGAATGGATATACGGCATGTCGCTGTTCAGGGATAAAGAGATGGCACGGGAGCAGATTACGCGAATGATTGACTTCTATAATAATGGACGACCACATATGAGCATAGGTATGAAAAAACCCATGGACGTATATCATGGAGAGGTGCCGGGAAAATCATTGTGGAAAAAATAA